Proteins encoded by one window of Pseudomonadota bacterium:
- a CDS encoding ABC transporter ATP-binding protein codes for MNKSDDLSQPLIVMKDVTRIYGSGQASMQALKGITLTISAGEFVAVMGASGSGKSTCLNILGCLDIPTSGTYLFQGIAVEDLTRNQRALLRRYYLGFVFQGYNLLNRTSALENVELPLVYRKIPAARRRQTALEALEAVGLQDWQAHTPGELSGGQQQRVAIARAIVSNPDILLADEPTGNLDTERSLEIMELLSGLNRERSLTIVMVTHEPEMATYATRKIHFKDGLVKDTPGKEKA; via the coding sequence ATGAACAAATCAGATGATCTCAGCCAGCCGCTTATCGTGATGAAAGACGTTACCAGGATCTACGGCAGCGGTCAGGCATCAATGCAGGCCCTGAAGGGGATCACTCTGACAATTTCCGCCGGTGAGTTTGTTGCGGTTATGGGGGCCAGCGGCTCGGGAAAATCCACCTGCCTCAACATCCTCGGCTGTCTCGATATCCCAACTTCGGGAACTTATCTCTTCCAGGGGATTGCCGTCGAAGACCTGACCCGCAACCAGCGGGCTCTGCTGCGCCGTTATTACCTGGGCTTTGTTTTTCAGGGATATAATCTTCTGAACCGGACAAGCGCCCTGGAAAATGTCGAACTACCGCTGGTCTATCGCAAGATTCCGGCAGCCAGGAGACGCCAAACCGCCCTGGAAGCATTGGAAGCTGTGGGACTGCAGGACTGGCAGGCCCATACCCCGGGGGAACTCTCCGGCGGCCAGCAGCAGCGTGTGGCCATTGCCCGGGCCATTGTCAGCAACCCCGATATCCTGCTGGCCGATGAGCCCACCGGCAACCTGGATACTGAACGCAGCCTTGAAATCATGGAATTGCTCTCAGGCCTTAACCGGGAACGCAGTTTAACCATAGTTATGGTTACCCATGAACCTGAAATGGCAACCTATGCAACCCGGAAGATTCATTTTAAGGACGGACTGGTGAAAGACACACCCGGAAAGGAAAAAGCATAA
- a CDS encoding ABC transporter permease, with translation MLWNALVLALREIRRNLMRSFLTSLGIIIGVAAVITMVTLGNGATAKVKAQIASLGTNLLQLRAGQDYGHGGIRESAKLFKLADAEAIIREISGVEAVAPMAMIPTQAIYGNRNWSSTITGSTNGFIATRDWPVNRGRRFSPGETRAGESVCLLGSTVARELFGAENPLGSTIRLKKLVFKVIGVLASKGESSFGTDRDDFILIPIRTFQRRIAGNTDVTRVYISVLDGFSIDRVKNDIARLMRERRRMREGEDNDFYIRDMREISQVLSGTTSVLTSLLGAIAAVSLLVGGIGIMNIMLVSVTERTREIGTRLAIGALAREVLLQFLVEAVMLSSLGGITGILLALTASAILAKILLVPLVINPGIIILSFGFSAAIGVFFGFFPARNAARLDPIEALRHE, from the coding sequence ATGCTGTGGAATGCCCTGGTACTGGCCTTGCGGGAAATCCGCCGCAATCTCATGCGGTCGTTTTTGACCTCGCTGGGAATTATCATCGGCGTAGCCGCGGTCATTACCATGGTAACCCTGGGCAACGGCGCCACCGCCAAGGTAAAAGCTCAAATTGCCAGCCTGGGAACCAATCTTCTGCAGCTGCGGGCCGGCCAGGACTACGGCCACGGCGGCATCAGGGAATCGGCAAAGCTGTTCAAGCTGGCGGATGCCGAGGCCATTATAAGAGAAATTTCCGGGGTGGAAGCTGTAGCCCCCATGGCGATGATCCCCACCCAGGCCATTTACGGCAACCGCAACTGGTCTTCAACCATTACCGGCAGCACCAATGGTTTCATCGCCACCCGTGACTGGCCGGTCAACCGGGGAAGGCGGTTCAGCCCGGGGGAAACCAGGGCCGGGGAATCAGTCTGCCTGCTGGGCAGCACGGTAGCAAGAGAGCTTTTTGGCGCTGAAAATCCGCTGGGCAGTACCATCAGGCTCAAAAAGCTGGTTTTTAAAGTTATCGGGGTTCTGGCTTCAAAAGGGGAATCATCATTCGGCACTGACCGGGATGATTTCATCCTTATCCCTATCCGCACCTTCCAACGGCGAATTGCCGGCAATACCGATGTGACCCGGGTTTATATCTCGGTACTTGATGGATTCTCCATTGATCGGGTCAAAAATGATATTGCCCGACTGATGCGGGAGCGACGCCGTATGCGGGAGGGCGAAGATAATGACTTCTATATCAGGGATATGCGGGAAATCTCCCAGGTACTTTCCGGAACCACGTCTGTCCTCACCTCCCTGCTGGGTGCCATTGCGGCGGTGAGTCTGCTGGTCGGCGGCATCGGCATCATGAATATCATGCTGGTATCGGTCACTGAACGTACCAGGGAAATCGGCACCCGATTGGCTATCGGCGCCCTGGCCCGTGAAGTACTGCTGCAGTTTCTGGTTGAGGCAGTCATGCTGTCGTCACTTGGTGGCATCACCGGCATCCTCCTGGCCCTGACGGCTTCGGCCATTCTTGCCAAAATACTGCTGGTACCCCTGGTCATCAATCCGGGAATCATCATTCTGTCCTTCGGCTTTTCCGCCGCCATCGGCGTCTTCTTTGGCTTTTTCCCAGCCCGCAATGCCGCCCGCCTTGATCCCATT